A part of Primulina eburnea isolate SZY01 chromosome 10, ASM2296580v1, whole genome shotgun sequence genomic DNA contains:
- the LOC140803730 gene encoding uncharacterized protein, whose product MCALSKYNPGTVVEWNHLRANNEMSKTLNYVFWAFRPCVDGFRHCRKIISVDGTHLYTKYKHKMLIGVTLDANNQVLPLAFAVVDEETTDSWKWFLENLGRHVVRGENGVCLISDRHKGIVRATAELPYFRPPHGVHRFCLRHVCSKFNAKFKDVNLKYLSWAAGTKIKFVSSNQ is encoded by the coding sequence ATGTGCGCTTTGTCGAAATATAATCCGGGAACAGTTGTGGAGTGGAATCATCTGAGAGCCAACAATGAAATGAGTAAGACACTGAACTATGTTTTCTGGGCATTCAGGCCGTGTGTTGATGGGTTTCGGCATTGTCGGAAAATAATTAGTGTTGATGGTACACACTTGTATACCAAATACAAGCACAAAATGTTGATCGGTGTCACTCTGGATGCGAACAATCAGGTTCTACCGCTAGCATTCGCTGTTGTGGATGAAGAAACAACAGATTCTTGGAAATGGTTCTTGGAGAACCTAGGAAGACATGTTGTTCGTGGTGAAAACGGCGTGTGTCTTATTTCTGATAGACACAAGGGAATTGTGCGTGCAACTGCAGAGCTACCATATTTTCGACCTCCACACGGTGTGCATCGTTTTTGTTTGAGGCACGTGTGTTCAAAATTTAACGCCAAATTCAAAGACGtgaatttgaaatatttaaGCTGGGCGGCAGgcacaaaaatcaaatttgtaaGTTCGAATCAATAA